In Massilia violaceinigra, one DNA window encodes the following:
- a CDS encoding YggS family pyridoxal phosphate-dependent enzyme, with translation MSTIVQNLQAVDASIVAAADAAGRSRNDVQLLAVSKTFPAEAVLEAAAAGQYAFGENYLQEALDKIAAVSHALPASPMEWHFIGPIQSNKTRPIAASFAWVHTVERLKIAQRLSEQRPPELGALNICLQVNISGEASKSGVTPEALPELARAVAQLPHLRLRGLMAIPEAQAQVDRQRAAFRQLRVLYDRLRADGLALDTLSMGMSADLGAAIAEGATIVRVGSAIFGSRQYE, from the coding sequence ATGTCCACAATCGTCCAGAACTTGCAAGCTGTCGATGCGAGTATTGTTGCTGCGGCCGACGCCGCAGGCCGCTCCCGGAACGACGTGCAATTGCTCGCCGTTTCCAAGACTTTTCCTGCCGAGGCTGTACTTGAAGCCGCTGCCGCCGGGCAGTATGCGTTCGGAGAGAATTACTTGCAAGAAGCATTGGATAAAATTGCCGCGGTTTCGCACGCGCTGCCCGCTTCGCCGATGGAATGGCACTTCATCGGCCCTATACAGAGCAACAAGACGCGCCCGATCGCGGCCAGCTTCGCATGGGTGCATACCGTCGAACGGCTCAAGATAGCGCAGCGTTTATCTGAACAACGCCCGCCGGAACTGGGGGCGCTGAATATTTGTCTGCAAGTTAACATCAGTGGTGAGGCTAGCAAGAGTGGTGTCACGCCGGAAGCATTGCCCGAATTGGCGCGCGCAGTGGCGCAACTGCCACACTTGCGCCTGCGTGGACTGATGGCGATCCCGGAAGCGCAGGCCCAGGTCGACCGGCAGCGCGCCGCGTTTCGCCAGTTGCGGGTGCTGTACGACCGGCTGCGCGCGGACGGTTTGGCGCTCGATACGCTGTCGATGGGCATGTCGGCCGACCTGGGCGCGGCGATTGCGGAAGGCGCGACCATCGTGCGGGTCGGCAGTGCGATTTTCGGATCACGGCAATACGAGTAA
- a CDS encoding type IV pilus twitching motility protein PilT: protein MDISELLAFSVKNKASDLHLSSGLPPMIRVHGDVRRINLPPLEHKDVHGMIYDIMNDGQRKQYEEMLECDFSFAIPGLARFRVNAFNQERGASAVLRTIPSKILSLEDLNAPRIFAELAMRPRGLVLVTGPTGSGKSTTLAAMVNHLNENEYGHILTIEDPIEFVHDSKKCLINQREVGPHTLSFNNALRSALREDPDCILVGELRDLETIRLALSAAETGHLVFGTLHTSSAAKTIDRIVDVFPSEEKEMVRAMLSESLQAVVSQTLLKTKDGSGRIAAHEIMIGTPAIRNLIREAKIAQMYSAIQTGSSVGMQTLDQNLTDLVRRNVISGAAARSAAKTPENFPG from the coding sequence ATGGACATCTCCGAATTACTCGCATTCTCCGTCAAGAACAAGGCATCCGATTTGCACCTCTCATCCGGCTTGCCGCCGATGATCCGCGTGCACGGCGACGTTCGCCGCATCAATCTGCCGCCGCTGGAGCACAAGGATGTGCACGGCATGATCTATGACATCATGAATGACGGCCAGCGCAAGCAGTACGAAGAAATGCTCGAGTGCGATTTCTCGTTTGCGATTCCGGGCCTGGCGCGTTTCCGCGTCAACGCCTTCAATCAGGAGCGCGGCGCGTCGGCGGTACTGCGGACCATTCCTTCAAAAATCCTGAGCCTGGAAGACCTGAACGCCCCGCGCATTTTCGCCGAACTGGCGATGCGTCCGCGCGGCCTGGTGCTGGTCACCGGCCCGACCGGTTCGGGCAAGTCGACGACCCTGGCGGCGATGGTCAACCACCTCAACGAAAACGAGTATGGCCACATCCTGACCATCGAAGACCCGATCGAATTCGTGCACGACTCGAAGAAGTGCCTGATCAACCAGCGCGAAGTCGGTCCGCACACACTCTCGTTCAACAACGCCTTGCGCTCGGCGCTGCGCGAAGACCCGGACTGCATCCTGGTGGGCGAGCTGCGCGACCTGGAAACCATCCGCCTGGCCCTGTCGGCCGCGGAAACGGGCCACCTTGTCTTCGGCACGCTGCACACCTCCTCGGCCGCGAAAACCATCGACCGTATCGTCGACGTGTTCCCGTCCGAAGAAAAGGAGATGGTCCGCGCGATGTTGTCCGAATCGCTGCAGGCCGTCGTTTCGCAGACGCTGCTCAAGACCAAGGACGGCTCCGGCCGTATCGCCGCGCACGAAATCATGATCGGCACGCCGGCGATCCGCAACCTGATTCGCGAAGCGAAGATCGCGCAGATGTACTCCGCGATCCAGACCGGCAGCTCGGTCGGCATGCAGACGCTGGACCAGAACCTGACCGATCTGGTTCGCCGCAACGTCATTTCCGGCGCTGCTGCGCGTTCGGCCGCCAAAACGCCGGAAAACTTCCCCGGCTAA